From Entelurus aequoreus isolate RoL-2023_Sb linkage group LG22, RoL_Eaeq_v1.1, whole genome shotgun sequence, one genomic window encodes:
- the exosc1 gene encoding exosome complex component CSL4, translated as MSPMKLCVPGDKLCSVEDCTPGTGVYLRHGYIYSSLAGYVLKKNEGEELPVISVVRETETQLLPDVGAIVTCKVTSINPRFAKVHILYVGSTPLKDRFRGTIRKEDVRATEKDKVETYKSFRPGDIVLAKVISLGDVQSNYLLTTAENELGVVVAHSEAGAQMIPISWCEMQCPLTHAKEFRKVARVQPEYLQA; from the exons ATGTCGCCCATGAAGCTGTGTGTTCCTG GTGACAAACTGTGCAGTGTAGAAGACTGCACTCCTGGCACAGGTGTGTACCTGCGGCATGGCTACATCTACTCCTCGCTCGCAGGCTATGTGCTCAAGAAGAACGAGGGCGAGGAG CTACCAGTCATTTCCGTCGTGAGAGAAACAGAAACCCAACTACTGCCTGATGTCGGAGCAATAGTCACTTGTAAG GTAACCAGCATAAACCCCAGGTTTGCTAAGGTTCACATCCTTTATGTTGGCTCCACCCCGCTGAAGGATCGCTTCAGAGGAACTATCAG GAAAGAAGATGTGCGAGCGACCGAGAAAGACAAG GTGGAGACGTACAAAAGTTTCAGACCTGGAGACATTGTCCTGGCCAAAGTG ATCTCACTGGGTGACGTGCAGTCCAACTACCTGCTGACCACAGCTGAGAACGAGCTGGGAGTAGTGGTGGCCCACAGTGAAGCAG GTGCACAGATGATTCCCATCAGCTGGTGCGAGATGCAGTGTCCTCTGACACATGCAAAAGAGTTCCGCAAAGTGGCGCGGGTCCAGCCGGAGTATCTGCAGGCCTAA